Proteins co-encoded in one Arachis hypogaea cultivar Tifrunner chromosome 13, arahy.Tifrunner.gnm2.J5K5, whole genome shotgun sequence genomic window:
- the LOC140177726 gene encoding uncharacterized protein: MSHNSVRAREYRRNSLKRKRTQSHHRNAREVLDSSMPALSLNDYMENLVEVSQNVNQSSNLILSDQSEIYDPSINSFNQVGSVIDHPLFLQSEIQGCLDVGDPNYECSICGTYFWLSERVERDSTINRPVFTVCCSKEKIQLPYLRKPPDLLYNFINGHDSKSLYFQKNIRSYNSMFAFTSLGGKVLDSVNDGSGPPQFIITGQNYHRIGSLLPDPGQKPKFAQLYIYDTQHEIMHRQGIFRQTSEIDKELITELLQMIDTHNVIAQSFRRVREFYQCHPSEIFSLKLYSHRKVDRRTYNTLSCDEVAALIVGDFDSSDHGRDIIVRSTAGQLQRNYETHALYWPLQYPLLFPYGEDGYQLNIPYRGQQEGYVPGRRTRVSLREFICFRLQIREQEDGIIHKCRRLFQQFVVDCFTMIESQRLYEIRMKQSTIRGEVLQGIEEAMRCGDDEASSIGTRVILPSSFTSGGRYMFNRCQDAMAICKHFGYPDLFLTITCNPNWPEFQRFTQRE, translated from the exons ATGTCTCATAATTCTGTTCGTGCTAGAGAATATAGGCGAAATTCTTTGAAAAGAAAGCGAACACAAAGTCACCATCGAAATGCAAGAG AGGTCCTCGATTCCTCGATGCCTGCTCTCTCTTTGAATGATTATATGG aaaatttagtTGAGGTGTCCCAGAATGTTAATCAGAGTTCAAATCTTATCTTGTCag ACCAATCAGAAATATATGATCCTTCGATAAATTCATTCAATCAAGTTGGTTCTGTTATTGATCATCCTCTGTTCTTGCAAAGTGAGATACAAG GTTGTCTTGATGTTGGTGATCCTAACTATGAATGTTCAATCTGTGGGACGTATTTCTGGTTATCAGAACGTGTTGAAAGAGACTCTACAATTAATCGTCCTGTTTTTACTGTTTGTTGCTCAAAAGAGAAAATTCAGTTACCTTATCTTCGAAAGCCCCCAGATTtgctatataattttattaatggaCATGATAGCAAGAGTTTGTATTTCCAAAAAAATATTCGATCTTATAACAGTATGTTTGCCTTCACGTCTCTTGGTGGTAAGGTTCTGGATTCAGTGAATGATGGGAGTGGTCCACCGCAATTTATAATAACTGGTCAAAATTATCATCGGATTGGAAGTTTGCTCCCGGATCCTGGTCAGAAGCCTAAATTTGCACAATTATATATATACGACACTCAGCATGAGATAATGCATAGGCAGGGAATCTTTCG GCAAACATCTGAGATAGATAAAGAATTGATAACTGAGTTGTTGCAAATGATCGATACTCATAATGTTATAGCACAGTCATTTCGAAGAGTCAGAGAATTCTATCAGTGTCATCCATCCGAGATCTTTTCTTTGAAGTTGTATTCGCATAGGAAGGTTGATCGAAGAACTTACAATACTCTCTCTTGTGACGAAGTTGCTGCTCTAATTGTTGGAGATTTTGATTCGTCGGATCATGGTCGTGACATTATTGTTCGATCTACTGCTGGTCAGTTGCAACGTAACTATGAAACTCATGCTCTGTATTGGCCTTTACAGTATCCGTTGTTGTTTCCATATGGTGAGGATGGTTACCAGTTGAATATTCCTTATCGAGGTCAACAGGAGGGGTATGTCCCTGGAAggagaacaagggtttctcttaGGGAATTCATATGTTTTCGTCTGCAAATTAGGGAGCAAGAAGATGGAATTATTCACAAGTGTAGGCGATTATTTCAACAATTTGTTGTTGACTGTTTCACCATGATTGAGTCCCAGAGGTTGTATGAGATTAGAATGAAGCAAAGTACAATTAGAGGAGAAGTGCTTCAAGGAATAGAAGAGGCTATGCGTTGTGGTGATGATGAAGCTTCTTCAATTGGGACACGAGTCATCTTGCCTTCTTCCTTCACTAGTGGTGGACGTTATATGTTTAATCGTTGTCAGGATGCGATGGCAATCTGTAAACATTTTGGCTATCCAGATTTATTCCTTACTATTACGTGTAATCCAAATTGGCCTGAATTTCAGCGATTCACACAGCGAGAGTGA
- the LOC140177727 gene encoding uncharacterized protein produces the protein MGVTVKINDVDIDNRFVVDEIKQYYDCCYLSPSESMWRIFAYDIHHRWPLIKRLTFHLPNQQHVVFDDADITTHIYLRNKDLLTMFTGWMMANRRFPDGRSLTYVEYPGKFVYWSNSREWKPRQRGFSIGRLSFAHPSSGIGSRLSHF, from the exons ATGGGTGTGACAGTGAAGATCAACGATGTTGATATTGACAACAGATTT GTGGTTGATGAGATCAAGCAGTATTACGATTGTTGTTATTTATCACCGTCTGAATCCATGTGGAGAATTTTTGCTTATGATATTCATCATAGATGGCCGTTAATAAAGAGGTTGACTTTTCACTTGCCAAACCAGCAACATGTTGTATTCGATGATGCTGATATCACTACTCATATTTATTTGCGCAACAAAGATTTGCTGACGATGTTTACGGGTTGGATGATGGCCAACAGGCGGTTCCCGGATGGGCGGTCTTTAACATATGTTGAATATCCAGGCAAATTTGTCTATTGGTCGAACAGTAGGGAGTGGAAGCCGAGACAAAGGGGATTCTCAATTGGAAGATTGAGTTTTGCTCATCCCTCATCTGGTATCGGTTCAAGGTTGAGCCACTTTTAA
- the LOC112733347 gene encoding bifunctional riboflavin biosynthesis protein RIBA 1, chloroplastic isoform X2, whose protein sequence is MASSISSSINISSYSSTPPLFHPSASASQRFKLFNGLRRTNGHALDFVFLRLSSKFPSIHSAISRIEAAGGELHSNRLGSDAAAKKVESVTRINRFSDEDDEFDLDTPTQGFASIPEAIQDIRNGKDAKHGTTTGVSARDRATTVLALASSDSKPSDFNRPGHIFPLKYREGGVLKRAGHTEASVDLAMLAGLNPVAVLCEIVDEDGSMARLPKLRQFAERTNLKIVSIADLIRYRRKRDKLIEHAGAAVIPTMWGPFNACCYRSLIDGVEHIAMVKGDIGDGQDVLVRVHSECLTGDIFGSARCDCGSQLAIAMQQIEAAGRGVLVYLRGHEGRGIGLGHKLRAYNLQDDGRDTVEANEELGLPVDSREYGIGAQILRDLGVRSMKLMTNNPAKYVGLKGYGLTISGRIPLVALITKENRRYLETKRVKMGHVYGLKSNSELNPDRGNGKPGVDDSKGATSQ, encoded by the exons ATggcttcttctatttcttcttctatcaATATCTCCTCGTATTCCTCCACACCACCTCTTTTCCACCCAAG TGCTTCTGCATCCCAACGCTTCAAATTGTTCAATGGATTGCGCCGTACAAATGGACATGCGTTAGATTTCGTGTTTCTCCGACTCTCCTCTAAATTCCCCTCTATTCACTCTGCTATTTCTAGAATTGAAGCTGCAGGGGGAGAACTGCATTCTAATAGGCTAGGCTCTGATGCTGCTGCCAAAAAGGTTGAATCAGTTACGAGAATCAATCGGTTTtctgatgaagatgatgaatttGATCTTGACACTCCCACGCAAGGTTTTGCTTCCATCCCGGAGGCCATTCAAGACATTCGCAACGGAAAG GATGCCAAACATGGTACCACAACAGGGGTGTCAGCTCGTGATCGAGCAACAACAGTCTTGGCCCTTGCATCTAGCGATTCTAAACCAAGTGATTTCAATCGCCCAGGCCATATTTTTCCACTAAAATACAGGGAAGGTGGTGTGTTGAAGAGAGCAGGACACACAGAAGCTTCAGTTGATCTTGCCATGCTTGCTGGTTTGAATCCAGTAGCAGTCCTATGTGAAATTGTTGACGAGGATGGTTCCATGGCACGATTGCCTAAGCTTCGCCAGTTTGCAGAACGCACAAATTTGAAAATTGTATCTATTGCTGACTTGATTAG AtatagaaggaaaagagataaaCTAATAGAACATGCTGGTGCTGCTGTTATACCAACAATGTGGGGACCATTTAATGCTTGCTGTTATAGATCACTTATAGATGGCGTGGAGCATATTGCAATGGTTAAG GGTGACATTGGAGATGGACAAGATGTTCTCGTGAGAGTACATTCAGAGTGTCTTACGGGAGATATATTTGGATCTGCAAGATGTGACTGTGGGAGCCAGCTTGCTATTGCAATGCAGCAGATTGAGGCTGCTGGTAGAGGTGTATTGGTGTATCTTCGTGGACACGAGGGAAGGGGGATTGGATTGGGTCATAAGCTTCGCGCTTATAACTTGCAGGATGATGGACGGGACACCGTAGAAGCCAACGAAGAGTTGGGATTGCCTGTTGACTCAAGAGAGTATGGAATTGGTGCACAG ATACTGAGGGACTTGGGTGTTCGTTCAATGAAGCTGATGACAAACAATCCAGCAAAATATGTTGGGCTCAAAGGTTATGGTTTGACAATTTCTGGAAGGATTCCTTTGGTAGCACTTATTACAAAGGAAAACAGGAGATATTTGGAGACAAAGCGTGTGAAAATGGGTCATGTTTATGGACTTAAATCCAACAGCGAACTGAATCCAGACAGGGGCAATGGTAAACCCGGTGTTGATGATTCTAAGGGTGCAACTAGCCAATAG
- the LOC112733347 gene encoding bifunctional riboflavin biosynthesis protein RIBA 1, chloroplastic isoform X1 yields MASSISSSINISSYSSTPPLFHPSASASQRFKLFNGLRRTNGHALDFVFLRLSSKFPSIHSAISRIEAAGGELHSNRLGSDAAAKKVESVTRINRFSDEDDEFDLDTPTQGFASIPEAIQDIRNGKMVVVVDDEDRENEGDLIMAAELVTPEAMAFIVKHGTGIVCISMKEEDLERLDLPLMVNSKDNDEKLRTAFTVTVDAKHGTTTGVSARDRATTVLALASSDSKPSDFNRPGHIFPLKYREGGVLKRAGHTEASVDLAMLAGLNPVAVLCEIVDEDGSMARLPKLRQFAERTNLKIVSIADLIRYRRKRDKLIEHAGAAVIPTMWGPFNACCYRSLIDGVEHIAMVKGDIGDGQDVLVRVHSECLTGDIFGSARCDCGSQLAIAMQQIEAAGRGVLVYLRGHEGRGIGLGHKLRAYNLQDDGRDTVEANEELGLPVDSREYGIGAQILRDLGVRSMKLMTNNPAKYVGLKGYGLTISGRIPLVALITKENRRYLETKRVKMGHVYGLKSNSELNPDRGNGKPGVDDSKGATSQ; encoded by the exons ATggcttcttctatttcttcttctatcaATATCTCCTCGTATTCCTCCACACCACCTCTTTTCCACCCAAG TGCTTCTGCATCCCAACGCTTCAAATTGTTCAATGGATTGCGCCGTACAAATGGACATGCGTTAGATTTCGTGTTTCTCCGACTCTCCTCTAAATTCCCCTCTATTCACTCTGCTATTTCTAGAATTGAAGCTGCAGGGGGAGAACTGCATTCTAATAGGCTAGGCTCTGATGCTGCTGCCAAAAAGGTTGAATCAGTTACGAGAATCAATCGGTTTtctgatgaagatgatgaatttGATCTTGACACTCCCACGCAAGGTTTTGCTTCCATCCCGGAGGCCATTCAAGACATTCGCAACGGAAAG ATGGTAGTTGTTGTAGATGACGAAGACAGAGAAAATGAAGGAGATTTAATCATGGCAGCAGAGTTAGTAACACCTGAGGCCATGGCTTTTATTGTTAAGCATGGAACCGGCATAGTCTGCATTAGCATGAAAGAGGAAGATCTGGAAAGACTGGATCTTCCACTCATGGTAAACAGCAAGGACAATGATGAAAAACTGCGCACAGCATTCACTGTGACAGTG GATGCCAAACATGGTACCACAACAGGGGTGTCAGCTCGTGATCGAGCAACAACAGTCTTGGCCCTTGCATCTAGCGATTCTAAACCAAGTGATTTCAATCGCCCAGGCCATATTTTTCCACTAAAATACAGGGAAGGTGGTGTGTTGAAGAGAGCAGGACACACAGAAGCTTCAGTTGATCTTGCCATGCTTGCTGGTTTGAATCCAGTAGCAGTCCTATGTGAAATTGTTGACGAGGATGGTTCCATGGCACGATTGCCTAAGCTTCGCCAGTTTGCAGAACGCACAAATTTGAAAATTGTATCTATTGCTGACTTGATTAG AtatagaaggaaaagagataaaCTAATAGAACATGCTGGTGCTGCTGTTATACCAACAATGTGGGGACCATTTAATGCTTGCTGTTATAGATCACTTATAGATGGCGTGGAGCATATTGCAATGGTTAAG GGTGACATTGGAGATGGACAAGATGTTCTCGTGAGAGTACATTCAGAGTGTCTTACGGGAGATATATTTGGATCTGCAAGATGTGACTGTGGGAGCCAGCTTGCTATTGCAATGCAGCAGATTGAGGCTGCTGGTAGAGGTGTATTGGTGTATCTTCGTGGACACGAGGGAAGGGGGATTGGATTGGGTCATAAGCTTCGCGCTTATAACTTGCAGGATGATGGACGGGACACCGTAGAAGCCAACGAAGAGTTGGGATTGCCTGTTGACTCAAGAGAGTATGGAATTGGTGCACAG ATACTGAGGGACTTGGGTGTTCGTTCAATGAAGCTGATGACAAACAATCCAGCAAAATATGTTGGGCTCAAAGGTTATGGTTTGACAATTTCTGGAAGGATTCCTTTGGTAGCACTTATTACAAAGGAAAACAGGAGATATTTGGAGACAAAGCGTGTGAAAATGGGTCATGTTTATGGACTTAAATCCAACAGCGAACTGAATCCAGACAGGGGCAATGGTAAACCCGGTGTTGATGATTCTAAGGGTGCAACTAGCCAATAG
- the LOC112733348 gene encoding uncharacterized protein, with amino-acid sequence MATSMAALMLVAALLVSSVVAQSPASSPTKTPVAPSPRKTLPVPSVSPSANSPLSSPPSPIGGGPSPSPSAGISSPPSPSPSPSGSPSSSPSDITPSSISDSPSEAPSPSGNPGSGAAELNRFTAAGFAAAIVVAGALLM; translated from the coding sequence ATGGCAACCTCCATGGCTGCGTTAATGCTAGTAGCTGCATTGTTAGTTAGCTCCGTCGTGGCTCAATCTCCGGCATCTTCTCCCACTAAGACGCCTGTAGCACCTTCTCCGAGGAAGACTTTGCCGGTTCCATCAGTTTCTCCTTCTGCAAATTCTCCGCTGTCATCTCCTCCTTCTCCCATCGGAGGCGGCCCATCTCCTTCGCCCTCTGCCGGTATCAGCTCTCCTCCATCTCCTTCTCCGTCTCCCTCTGGCTCGCCGTCCAGCTCTCCTTCCGATATCACTCCCTCATCCATCTCCGATTCTCCATCTGAAGCTCCTAGTCCTTCTGGAAACCCTGGAAGTGGCGCCGCCGAATTGAACAGATTCACCGCCGCTGGATTTGCTGCAGCCATAGTTGTAGCTGGGGCGTTATTGATGTAG
- the LOC112733349 gene encoding uncharacterized protein, with the protein MSRRGSWITLRSVVDALRSRRFQSSYDGLQRSNAIVSPARVQSSYWMSPALQFFSTNTNSKTSTNLSNGSTDVKVEPRVPSIFLSFPHWLRWLLGSVLGLLLPFWKIYWGKLERIEGEAEIVAEEVEAVASVVEKVATVAEKVSEDVAEMLPEDANLKKVAVFVEHASEQIAHDAQLAQQFIHKVEKVKNDLDDLESFVEPVIDKIVKKEAEQN; encoded by the exons ATGTCAAGAAGAGGGTCATGGATAACCTTAAGAAGTGTTGTTGATGCATTACGTTCAAGAAGATTTCAATCAAGCTACGATGGACTACAGAGAAGCAATGCAATTGTGTCACCGGCAAGGGTTCAAAGCAGTTATTGGATGAGTCCTGCCCTACAATTCTTTAGCACCAACACTAACAGCAAAACAAGCACTAATCTTTCAAATGG ATCAACGGATGTCAAGGTTGAACCACGGGTCCCTTCTATATTCCTCTCCTTCCCCCACTG GCTAAGATGGTTATTGGGCTCAGTACTTGGTCTCTTGCTACCTTTCTGGAAAATTTACTGGGGAAAACTAGAGAGAATAGAAG GGGAGGCAGAGATTGTGGCGGAGGAGGTTGAAGCGGTGGCAAGTGTAGTGGAAAAGGTGGCAACAGTAGCAGAGAAAGTATCAGAAGATGTGGCAGAGATGCTTCCAGAGGATGCTAATCTAAAGAAGGTAGCTGTGTTTGTGGAACATGCATCAGAACAGATTGCTCATGATGCTCAACTAGCACAACAGTTCATACACAAG GTTGAAAAAGTCAAGAACGACCTTGATGATTTGGAATCATTTGTTGAACCCGTAATTGATAAGATTGTGAAGAAAGAAGCTGAACAAAATTGA
- the LOC112733352 gene encoding uncharacterized protein → MGMYHRKLFSRQDACSDQCYNEDPSCLGRSDCNDCIKCSSTLNPPPPHSNRHIPTFLIIIVPVVCAALFALFCYVIYAKFYSPRSRSRTTFFSLSFPLRLQQGQERNGDDFLDDGEGATTVDHPIWYIRTAGLNQTIIDAITVLKYKKGEGLVEGTECSVCLSDFEEDDTLRLLPKCNHAFHLPCIDTWLASHTNCPMCRAPIVTNPRASRLPSMDHPATLVVDSTPLQSRGDAATTEENSGSEIVERNGSEEQVEADVEVATRNVQPRRSVSLDSSSAAKISAALVAATTTVASVQESKGNSKRIAASAKGSSSSSSSSSSSAPSSMKRSRSFSGKHVLSWYGRNHNQNQKKTNPPVRSF, encoded by the coding sequence ATGGGGATGTATCACAGGAAGCTTTTTTCAAGGCAGGATGCCTGCAGTGACCAGTGTTACAATGAAGACCCTTCTTGTTTGGGAAGATCGGATTGCAACGACTGCATCAAATGCTCGTCCACCCTGAATCCTCCACCACCACACAGCAACCGTCACATCCCCACCTTCTTGATCATCATAGTTCCCGTCGTATGCGCCGCCCTCTTTGCCCTCTTCTGCTACGTCATCTACGCCAAGTTCTACTCCCCCAGGAGCAGGTCAAGGACCACGTTCTTCTCGTTATCGTTTCCGTTACGTCTACAACAAGGACAGGAACGGAACGGCGACGACTTTCTGGATGACGGAGAAGGCGCCACTACGGTGGACCACCCTATCTGGTACATCCGTACAGCGGGTCTGAACCAAACCATCATCGACGCCATCACGGTTCTGAAGTACAAGAAAGGCGAAGGGTTGGTTGAAGGAACAGAGTGCTCTGTTTGCTTGAGCGACTTTGAAGAAGACGACACCCTCAGGCTGTTACCCAAATGCAACCACGCTTTCCATCTCCCTTGTATTGACACGTGGCTCGCATCTCACACCAACTGTCCCATGTGTAGGGCTCCCATTGTTACCAACCCCAGAGCTTCTAGGCTTCCCTCCATGGACCACCCTGCTACTCTTGTTGTTGATTCCACTCCTCTCCAGAGTCGTGGAGACGCTGCAACAACGGAAGAAAACAGTGGCAGTGAGATTGTGGAGAGGAATGGATCAGAGGAACAAGTTGAAGCTGATGTTGAAGTTGCAACAAGGAACGTGCAGCCAAGGAGATCGGTGTCTTTGGATTCTTCTTCTGCTGCCAAGATCAGCGCTGCTCTTGTTGCTGCTACTACTACTGTTGCATCAGTGCAAGAATCTAAAGGGAATTCAAAGAGGATTGCTGCTTCTGCAAAAGGTAGtagttcatcatcttcttcttcttcttcgagtGCGCCTAGTTCAATGAAGAGGTCACGCTCCTTCAGTGGGAAACACGTGCTATCCTGGTACGGTCGCAACCACAACCAGAACCAGAAGAAGACGAATCCTCCAGTCAGAAGCTTTTGA